Within Rhododendron vialii isolate Sample 1 chromosome 12a, ASM3025357v1, the genomic segment GCTATGAAGGCTGAATTAGAAAATGACACCCATAAATAAAATCAAGCTTCATTCACTATACAAATCTTAAGGTAGCAATGACTGTGGATCATTCCTGGGGTTTATACAAGATACATAGTTTGTACGCttgtggggagagagagagagagagattgtgcaATTGTGTCAGTGAAAGTACATAGTTGATTGTTATCCAATAGTTGTTAATGGTAGACAAGTAGTTGATTCCCACCAACCCATCCATTTGCACTTTCAAATCCGCCTTATTGCAAATTACTCCTACTACTTATCATACAAACTAAAAAAGGACGGTAAAAAACCAAATTCTCCAGAGAACATCTGTAAAATGCGAAACAAACACACCAGGGCAAGCGATCATCTTGGCAATAGGAGTTCAAAATGATGAATCTGATTTTGTACAACAATTGGACCTTCGGTAGATTCAATCGATCAAAATTTCTAGAGATACTAGGCCTGGTTAATTCGTAGACTTCAATGGTTATACTCAAAAGAATGGACTCTAAAAAACTGAACTTCCTCAAATGAAACATCTATAAAATGCAAAACAAAGGTTCTAAGGCAAGCAATGTCACCTTGGCAATATGAGTTGAAAAATGATGAATCTGATTTTGTATAAAATTGGATCTTCCGTAGATTCAATTAAACAAAAGTTCTAGAGAACTAGGCCTGCTATTCTGCTAAATGCATAGGTACTTCGATGGGAAAACTCATGTGAAAACATCATCAACAGAAACACAGTACAGGGTTCCAATAACAAGGTAAAACGAGGTCCCGAAGCATAAACCATTCGGGTGAATTTGTGCATCGAATATATTAAGGAATGAACTGTCATCCCTCAAGGAAACAAGTTGAAATATCCAAGGAGCCAAACTATGGAGCAACTCCGGACTTGGTACACATACTATCCTTCCCTGTAATGGAAACTACCTTGTGACAAATCTCAAAACTTATCTACTGGTGAAGTTAACTACGTCGTTCGTGCGCAATTGAACAATTCTTTTGCATAGTGTAATTGAACAATTTGCATCAAAACTCTCATAAAGCAatggtaccaaaaaaaagtttctttcaaaactttcaTCACAATCCTTAAGAAACATACAATTAGATAACCAATACCTGAGTAAAACTCAAAATTCTCGCCCTTTTTCTATGCATAACCAAAAATTGAGTAAAACACCTCAAAACTCACTCCAACCCTTGACTCGAACCTTTACCAAATTGACCTTTACCCAAACTTTAACTCAAATGAAGGGAGACTCAAACATCTAATCAAATTGTAGAAGGCTATTTTGTGCCTCTCAATTCTACAACTTTGCCATAGCTTTTACTAACACTCATGCTAAGATTTGAGTTTATCTTAGAGCACTTCATCCCAAataaagcttttactcaaattcttacaaaaatttgaatgaaaggTACAAATAAGGGTTGGATATGGCCTAACCATAGAACCGCTAGGTAATCTATGCAGGCTGAAAAATGATCACGGCTGGGGTTTAATTTGTAAATATCAGGTGCTTGGTGGTTCAAGTGCAAATTAGAGAGTCGGTTTGTTTATACTGTTAGATGTTTGGTTCGTTGAGTCGTTTCCTGTACCAACTTTTCCTTCTCAAGTTCTGGGCTGTGTATAAGAGAGGGGGCGAGGGAGCCAGCCTTTGCTATTGTATCGTGTGTTTTTCAGATTCCAATTCGGAACTACCATTGGTTGTAATCCTCCATTTCTTTAGCTTCAttcctatttctttttttctggtttTCTATATCCAAAGTGTATCGAAGACAGGGGCGGCTGCATTTTATGTTGATGGGGTTCAAGCAAACCCCATAAATgaaaattcacttaaatttatGGATAAATAGATaatatagctcaacaaaacaCAATAAACTAGGCTGagcaaacaaaacacacacaacaaaATAGGCGTAATAAATCCTCAACTAAAATAAATATGTTCATTTTATATAGAGCTTTTTTGTGTTCATTTTATATAGAGCTTTTTTGTGTACAAAAATTTTCTTTACATATTTGTTACCGTTTAATGAAAATCCTGGACCCGCCCCTGATCAAAGTACTGTGGTGCTCAATTATGCAAGAAAACTGATACACCCCTTGCTAGATGTGGCAATTCTATTGGACAGAGGCACGCTGATGCGGAGGGTGCTCCTGCTGGATAAATGGACAAGCAACAGAGAGGTGGAGTGCTATTTTGTTGAAGAGTTTGTTACGAGTTGTTAGCTcccaatttgtttttgtttttccttttgcattttctgttttattcCCTTTTCTGTTAGGGAGTAGCTTATATAAAGGGGAGGTTAGTGAGAGAAGGGAGCAGATAATTATGACCTAAGAAATGGGACGAAATGTTCCCCAAGTGTAATCCAGTCTGAGTTCATCAATATAATTcccctttccttcttcttcttccataatTTTCCAGTTTTAGTCCACAATCCTATCACTGGTATCAGAGCTGTAGTTCCTTGGACATAACGCCTATGGCGGAAACCAGAGCACAAGAATAGAAAAGAGCCGAGGAAGCCCTACGACAACTCAAGGAAAACGCCGATCAGCATTTGAACGCAATAGCCCAACAATCGCATGCGATAGATCAACTCAAGGACCTGATCATCGCCCTAAGTTTGAAATGTGAACAGCTCGCATCAAAAAATTTGACTCCAGAAGGCGAATTGGTAGAATCGTCTAATGAGAAACAGAAAACACCCCTTGTAAGCTCCAGTTTTGTACAGACACGAATTGCAAAAATCGATTTCCCCCATTTCTCAGGGGTAGATCCAACAGGGTGAATCTACAAATGCGAGAGGTTTTTCGAATTTAACAAAATCGAAGAGGAACAGAAGGTAAAATTGGCGGTGATGCATTTGGATGATCGAGCCATCCAATGGTTCGAGAAGGCACAAAAACCAGCACTGTGGAAGGAGTTTACGTTTTGGAGATGAGGTTTGGGGTGAATGCGTTTGAGGATGTGATGGGGGAGTTAACCAAACTTAGACAGTCGAACATGGTACAGTCGAACATGGTAAAGGCCTACCAGGAGCGGTTTGAGGAGCTTGCTAATCGTACCATGGGCCTAACAGAGGAATTCTTTGTAAGTTGCTTCGTAAGTGGTTAGAGGGATGATAATCATGATATCAAGGCAGGAATGCAAATGTTTCAGCCATCCAATATCACTCAGGCAATGGAGCTTGCGCAACTACAGAAGGAGAGTTTTGAAGCAGTGGCCAAGCGATCAAGAGTCCTGCCCAAACCACCCACCAGTGGCTGGACTCCTATGGTTACAACCCTGACCATTCCTAAACCCTGACCTTCAAATGGGGTAAGATCTGATCCTGAGCTATCCAAATACTACTTCAATGGAATCTAAGTTTTCAGCTGCTGCTTCTTCTAGTGCAGTACCATTTCCTATAAAACGACTGACCCCAAAGGAAATGGAAGCCAAGCGAGAAAAAGGTTTATGTTATAATTGTGATGAAAAATTAGTACGTGGCCACCAATGTCAAAAGAAACAGCTCTATCTCATGATTGGGGAGGATGAGGAAGAAGATGACACAGGACAAGACACTCAAGATGTAGAGGAACCTATACCAGATGATGATATGCACATCTCAGCACATGCTCTTTTTGGGAGCAACTCATTAAGAACTATGAGGGTACTGGGGTCTGTTAAGGGCAGGGCCATAACAATCCTAATCGACTCGGGAAGTACCCATAACTTTGTGAACCCTCCGGTGATCAAAAGTGCAGCCCAAACAATAATCCAGTCTGAGTGAGAGAAGGGAGCAGATAATTATGACCTAAGAAATGGGACAAAATGTTCCCAAGTGTAATCCAGTCTGAGATCAATCAATATAATTCCCCTTTCCTACTTCTACTTCCGTAATTTTCCAGTTTTAGTCCACAATCCTATCAGAAACAGCcacaacatttttcaatttctaatcAGTTCCAATTTCTAAACTGCAAAGCTATAAGAGAGATTATTTAAAGAGAGGTTTGTATATGATTACCTGACTTTCTTAATGAGTATAGACTTGAGCTTCCTCGCAAGCTCCTGAGACCTGATCTTTCGCTCGAGGTTCTTACGGGCCAAGACGCGCTTCTCCGAATTCTTGATGTGGTGAGTCTGCTCGTGCTTTATCATCCGTTCGATCCCGCTCGACTGCATCTTCCTCTGCATGAACGTCAACGCCTGTTCTAGGTTTCCGTACCGAACCTTCACCCTGATCCCCCGCCATTGTTGAAGCTCGAAGCTCGGTGATCTCAGCGCAACGCTGGGGAGAGAGAAGATACTCCTCATCGAATTCATTTCCTAGGGTTTCTGGCTTCGTTTCTTCAGTCTTTCGGAATCCAAATGAACCCCATACCACGATAGCTGTGCCCATTTGCTGTACAAGCAGCCTTTCTGCGCACTGTTGAGTTCTTTTTACCGGTTTTACCCTTATATTAGGAATAGTTATATTAAAATCAACAAAAGTCAGTAAAATACTAACATCAACCAAAAATGAGTAGAATACCGGTAGTTGTGAATAAATAAGGTCATGGAATAGAATATTAGATTAGAAAATTAGTAGTCgagaaaaaagattaaaaaaactaattgaCTAAATCTAAACCATGCATCTTTAGTGTATTGATTGAAATTATAAGAATCGGCTATAATAATAGGAAAAAATAGGGTGGTAGAATGGAGCATTATAGTATTagaaaattaatttattatgaaaaaaatttattcaatttATTTACACAAATtatttacacacacatataaaatGATCGGTTTGAAATTGGAACATTAACATAAATCCACACActaaaccatttaacacggttttttatttttttaaaatcgagACCAATCACattattgaaaaactaaaccaaGCCAtttagtttggatttttttattttttttttgaaatggccaaaatttattaagaaacttgatagGGTACATCAAGTAGGGAGAAGAGGGAAGGGGGATCCAACCAAATGTTGGTCAACGCCTAAAGAGCCGAAGCCCAAACACTTGAGGGCCAAAGCCCGAGAATTGGGTCAAGCCCGGAACAGTCATGGGTCTAAAATACCCAGATCAGACAAGTAAAAACAGCTAATGGCAAAGGCCTAAAAgttcaaataagaaaattacaGCTCAACACCaaatagccaaaaaaaataggcccaaaccccaaatcaaactcTAAACCACACTATTGGTATTGGACtagattcacgatttgacagtTATTTTGCTTACCCTTACGGAGAGGATCCCATTCCTTTACAATATAACTTGGCATAACACCTCCAACTTCTGGTTTTGAAAACGGACACCCATTTCCATCCAGGACTTAATCAATCAATACCTCTTTCCCCGCTTGAGATAACATGCTTTGTTTCCCTTGAGCCCCGCTTTTAATCAATCAATACCTCTTTCCCCGCTTGAGATAACATGCTTTGTTTCCACCCCTTAATTTTGGAAAGTGGTTTTGGCACttcactttttgtcttttattctaTGTGAAATTATCATTTATTTTATTAGTGTTCATTCACTTTAAAAGATATTGTTATAATTTCAAATAGGAAAAAGACACAAAagtagagtgtcaaaatcaattttaattttctccATTTATCTTTCTTTGTACACAAGCAAAGAGCTTGGTTCTTCGACTCAGTGTCCCCCAACCAGTTGGAATGCCTAGCTATTTAGTCCCTTACTTCATCCCAGAGGCCAATTTTTTCCTTCGCAGAAGTTGGCGTGCTAGTTGAGAAGAAGATTTCTGATGCATGGTAATTCGCCGACTCTCTTGAAGCTTCACATAAGCTATTCAGGATATCCTTTGATAGCTCTGCAGATCTCTGTTGGTACTGTTGGGATGGTTCAAATTCCAGTTTAATTAAAAGTCTtgcacatgattttttttttttttttttgtctctggaACCGAAGTGATAGCTGGTGTTGGCTGATTTCTTTCTTGCCGTGTGACCTTCCAACTCCTTTGTTGGGAACGGGCAAATGGTTATTATTGCATGGATTTGGTGGGTGCATATAAATTGGCATGAGAGGAAGTATTTTCGGCGTAGAGAATGAGGTGAAAAACAGTGTGGGTAAGGAACCAGTCtactgaatgaaaagttagatgattaaatcaagcacttataggtatcggattgagtttatttttcgcgagggcccttgaaaaaatattttaaacataatgaacgactcagatcacttgtgtgggactcttagtgggccccacatagaaatctatgcacaatctgtgcacagatttgctgtgcCAGTAGACTTTCCGGTGTGTAAGTGTAAAAGTCAAGTCTTGTACTTGGTGTGAGAGTGGGTGTATAAGaggttgggtttgggttttcaaaTTCGGGTGTTCTCTTGTACTAATTCGCTCATAGTAAAAGAACGGAATCCTCTCCGTGGAGTAGGCATGTCTCATAGTAAAAGAACGGGATCCTCCCCGTGGAGTAGGCATGTTATTGCCGAACCACGTAATTCTTGCGTGTCTctctatattttatttttcatcgtACTTCCATTGATTGTGATTATGGTTGTGTTTCAAATCTCGGTCCTTAGGTGCTTCCGCGTTTAATCCCACCAGGTACTTCTAGGGAAACTAGAGAGTCGTCAGCAAAGAAGAGGTGGGAAAGTATAGGCCCCCTAATGCGCACTCTCAACcctttgattttcttgtttacATATGCCTCTGAAATCGACAAGGGAAGAACATCTGCTACCGTCTTAAAGAggtaaggagagagagagaggatctcGAAGACCTCTATAAGGGGGGGTTATCTCACACGTTTTGGATCCTTTAACCACGCCCGAGTATCAGATAATGGAAACACAAAAGCATAATCCATTTCACCCGTAAGTCCTGAAACCCCGTCTTCTTCATCACAGCCTCCAAAAAGTTCAGTCTAACTCTgtcatatgttttttttaagaTCCAACTTAATTGCCATGAAAGCTTTAACCCCTTCTTCTTATGCTTGTGTAGTGAAACACCTGGCCTCGTGAGCGATAATGATATTATCCTGAATTTAACGGCCGGGGGACCGTAGAAGTGAGCAAGGGTTTAATCAATTAGCTGCTTGTAAATCGCAAATAAAAATACATTCGGtcttcattttaaaaaaatttaccctgTTATTTGAATATAAGTTTATGTAATGAATTCGTAGTACTGTACTATGTCGATAAGAAATTGTCTTTGTTAATTCGGTCCATCTTCATTTAAGATCGATATTCTAAAAGTCGGACTCTGCCGCCCCTAGAAATCCAGCTCATGCCATGTAGCCAACAAGATCTGCCACCACACTCTAC encodes:
- the LOC131311480 gene encoding uncharacterized protein LOC131311480 → MNSMRSIFSLPSVALRSPSFELQQWRGIRVKVRYGNLEQALTFMQRKMQSSGIERMIKHEQTHHIKNSEKRVLARKNLERKIRSQELARKLKSILIKKVRGL